In Pseudomonas poae, a single genomic region encodes these proteins:
- a CDS encoding transporter substrate-binding domain-containing protein — translation MMRFTLKALSLSLAALCSVSVAHADDLLQRIKQKNEIVVATEARFAPFESVENGKIVGYGADLMHYVLDADLPGVKVRQLDLPFQGILPGLDTKKFDFVVTSVTVNKARFEQFAFTVPIAESTVALLKRADDAGIKSLADLNGRVIGSQAGSGQLAVLQALDTKLKAEGQPGLKRIKEYVGFDEAYADLANGRLDGVAQSLSNLGPLMKARPGVFSTLPEMVGPVTYFGWVGRKDADSASLVKLFSDGIARASKDGTLKTLQDKWFGFTMQLPTDAMPVPSI, via the coding sequence ATGATGCGATTCACGTTAAAAGCACTGTCCTTGTCGCTGGCTGCGCTGTGCAGTGTGTCCGTGGCCCACGCCGACGATCTGTTGCAGCGGATCAAGCAGAAAAACGAGATTGTGGTGGCGACGGAAGCGCGTTTCGCGCCATTCGAATCCGTTGAGAACGGCAAGATCGTAGGCTACGGCGCCGACCTGATGCACTACGTGCTCGACGCCGACCTGCCGGGGGTCAAGGTACGCCAGCTGGACCTGCCCTTCCAGGGCATCCTGCCGGGCCTGGACACCAAGAAGTTCGACTTCGTGGTCACTTCGGTCACCGTCAACAAGGCGCGCTTCGAGCAGTTCGCCTTTACCGTGCCGATTGCCGAATCCACCGTGGCCCTGCTCAAGCGCGCCGACGACGCGGGCATCAAGAGCCTGGCCGACCTCAACGGCCGTGTGATCGGATCACAAGCCGGCTCCGGCCAACTGGCGGTGTTGCAAGCCCTGGATACCAAGCTCAAGGCCGAAGGCCAGCCGGGCCTCAAGCGCATCAAGGAATACGTCGGCTTTGACGAAGCCTATGCCGATTTGGCCAACGGTCGCCTCGACGGCGTGGCCCAATCGCTGTCCAACCTCGGCCCGCTGATGAAGGCCCGTCCGGGCGTGTTCAGTACCCTGCCTGAGATGGTCGGCCCAGTGACCTACTTCGGTTGGGTCGGCCGCAAAGACGCCGACAGCGCCAGCCTGGTCAAACTGTTCAGCGACGGCATCGCCCGTGCTTCCAAGGACGGCACCCTGAAGACCCTGCAAGACAAATGGTTCGGCTTCACCATGCAACTGCCAACCGACGCCATGCCGGTGCCGAGCATCTGA
- a CDS encoding amino acid ABC transporter permease, with protein MHEVLSYLPDFADALLVTLGISLAAAVIGLAAGFGLNALRLRVPGFALVYRVYVWLIRGTPFLAQLAVIYFGLPVIGLRLEAVEASILALALYSAAYFAELFRSAWASVPHGQVEAARVHGLSQRQVFWHVQAPQALAFALPLLGNQVILTIKESAVTSIITVPELTLTAGRIVSTTFSYVMPYALLVLSYWLLTTTVAAVARSLARRMTRHLRG; from the coding sequence ATGCACGAAGTCTTGAGTTACCTGCCGGATTTTGCCGACGCACTGCTGGTGACCCTGGGCATCAGCCTGGCTGCCGCCGTGATCGGTTTGGCCGCAGGCTTCGGCCTGAACGCCCTGCGCCTGCGGGTGCCGGGGTTTGCCCTGGTGTACCGCGTGTATGTGTGGCTGATCCGTGGCACGCCGTTTTTGGCGCAGCTGGCGGTGATCTATTTCGGCCTGCCGGTGATCGGCCTGCGCCTGGAGGCTGTAGAGGCCAGCATCCTTGCACTAGCGCTGTACAGCGCGGCGTATTTCGCCGAGTTGTTCCGCTCGGCGTGGGCCAGCGTGCCCCACGGCCAGGTGGAAGCGGCGCGAGTGCATGGCCTGTCGCAACGCCAGGTGTTCTGGCATGTGCAGGCGCCCCAGGCGCTGGCCTTCGCCCTGCCCTTGCTGGGCAACCAAGTGATCTTGACCATCAAGGAAAGCGCCGTGACCTCGATCATCACCGTGCCGGAACTGACCCTGACCGCCGGGCGCATCGTGTCCACCACCTTTTCCTATGTCATGCCCTACGCCCTGCTGGTGTTGAGCTACTGGCTGCTGACCACCACGGTCGCGGCGGTAGCCCGCAGCCTGGCGCGGCGCATGACCCGTCATCTACGAGGCTGA